The genomic DNA CACGGAAGGAACTTGAACTGGCCGGCCAGATGCAAGCCATGCTGATCCCCACCAAACTTCCGCATAATGAGTTCTACGAAATGGCGGCCATATACAAGCCCAACCAGGAAGTAGGCGGGGATTACTACGACTTTTCCGAAGCCAGGGAAAATGAATTGGGAATGTGTATTGCTGATGTTTCCGGGAAAGGCGTATCCGCAGCCATTCTGATGTCCAACTTCCAGGCCAACCTGCGCGCCAGCTACCGCTATTCAAACAACCTGACCGATGCGATCTATGAGCTGAACAAATCGGTGATGGAGAGCGCACGGGGTGAAAAGTTCATCACCTTCTTCATAGGCCGTTATAACCGCGTCACCCGGGCATTTCATTATGTGAATGCCGGTCACAACCCGCCCGTACTATGTCATGGAGGCCAAATTTCTCTTCTGAAGACCGGTTGTCCCGGCCTGGGTATGTTTGATGAAATGCCTTCTGTTCACGAAGGCATCGTCCATATTCCGCCAAATTCCACCCTGGTATGCTATACCGACGGTGTGATCGAGCTGGAAGATGAACTCGGACAGGACTTTGGCCTGGAACGGTTAAGCAACGTGATCCTTCAGAATGCCGACCGGACTGCCGAGAAGCTCAATCAGATCATCTTCGAACATCTGGAACTACACAAAGGCGAGAAATCATTTCTGGATGATGTGGCTCTTTTCAGCTGCCGGTTCATTTAAGCCACCGGCATTTTTGCGTTTCCCATAAATATCCAGGGCCACCAAAATGGCGGCAAAACCCCAGAAAGGCACGGAAGCCTTATCCGTATCCAGGAAGTTATTCAGGAAACCATGAATGAGATAAGTAGTCAAACCGAGAAAGATGACTATGGCCATGTGGCGGACCTCCCTGGTGTGACGCCCCTTTACCATGATCTTTGAAAAGGTATGGCATATGGTGATGATCACCAGTAAAAACGATATCAGACCGAACACGCCGCTTTCCACCATAGGCCCGATATACTCACTATG from Flavobacteriales bacterium includes the following:
- a CDS encoding PP2C family protein-serine/threonine phosphatase, coding for MSFSLKDIEKSRNEYKFIDSLQSLQNTEPRDIMLMSLLEVTKGINNNFSQKQLLQIYRVVLQQHLGIGKLALFRNEQNWKCIMHYGIENEYKEINVENDLLYLKLPTHTSKSLKAYLNAFNLIIPVFHKSRPLAYLLIGGLPEKTDRTEFREQHVPFLEILTNILVVALENKILARERIKQERTRKELELAGQMQAMLIPTKLPHNEFYEMAAIYKPNQEVGGDYYDFSEARENELGMCIADVSGKGVSAAILMSNFQANLRASYRYSNNLTDAIYELNKSVMESARGEKFITFFIGRYNRVTRAFHYVNAGHNPPVLCHGGQISLLKTGCPGLGMFDEMPSVHEGIVHIPPNSTLVCYTDGVIELEDELGQDFGLERLSNVILQNADRTAEKLNQIIFEHLELHKGEKSFLDDVALFSCRFI